In one Canis lupus dingo isolate Sandy chromosome 16, ASM325472v2, whole genome shotgun sequence genomic region, the following are encoded:
- the LOC112651011 gene encoding serine protease 58-like → MKFILFWALLNLSVALAYDPDYQHGTAPPYLVYLKSDYLPCVGALVHPLWVITAAHCNLPKLRVMLGITNPSNPDEKDVQVVGYERMIHHPRFSVTAIENDLMLIKLRENIELNDYVKVVSLPEEPVREEAMCMVSTWAYNLCDDSKEPDSPQSVNISVIYRDECLDAYKTQRIQENMVCLGIVPGRRLPCKEVTAAPAVCNGVLQGILTFLDGCVLRADVGIYTNIFKYMSWIRNTIRDN, encoded by the exons TTGCTCTGGCCTATGATCCAGATTACCAACATGGCACTGCTCCCCCCTACCTGGTCTATTTGAAATCTGATTACTTGCCCTGTGTTGGGGCTCTGGTCCACCCCCTTTGGGTGATCACAGCTGCACATTGCAACTTACC AAAACTTCGGGTGATGTTAGGGATTACAAATCCATCAAATCCTGATGAAAAGGATGTACAAGTTGTTGGCTATGAGAGGATGATCCATCATCCACGCTTCTCAGTTACTGCTATTGAGAATGACCTCATGTTAATCAAgctgagagaaaatattgaaCTCAATGACTATGTGAAAGTGGTCAGTCTGCCTGAAGAACCTGTCCGTGAGGAAGCCATGTGCATGGTCTCCACGTGGGCCTACAATCTATGTGATGACT CCAAGGAGCCCGACTCACCACAGAGCGTGAACATATCCGTAATCTACAGGGATGAGTGCCTCGATGCCTATAAAACCCAAAGGATCCAAGAAAATATGGTGTGTCTGGGCATTGTGCCAGGAAGGAGGCTGCCCTGCAAG GAAGTCACAGCCGCCCCAGCAGTCTGCAATGGGGTACTTCAAGGAATATTGACTTTTTTAGATGGATGTGTTTTGAGAGCTGATGTTGGAATCTACACCAACATCTTTAAATACATGTCCTGGATTAGAAATACAATCAGAGACAACTGA